In the Malassezia vespertilionis chromosome 1, complete sequence genome, one interval contains:
- a CDS encoding uncharacterized protein (EggNog:ENOG503P19U; COG:S; TransMembrane:5 (o20-39i51-68o88-113i125-143o158-179i)) yields the protein MDLNQQLAFYGAYHTNPVNVGIHVVCVPLIWMSALSLVLSSGLSLPSIAHALPAPLGAPLLEFSAWLAETLPPAVYEQVNPASVASVMYWIYYAVLDLGTALLISPLWTLYYYASWALIEYEPRGAAIALSIFIASWVAQFYGHGVHEGRAPALLDNLLGAVVLAPLFVCFEVLFPLGYRPKLQKWLKNETGKKVAAFRTERARDLRAK from the exons ATGG ATCTCAACCAGCAGCTGGCATTCTACGGTGCGTACCATACGAACCCCGTGAATGTCGGCATTCATGTAGTCTGTGTGCCCCTTATTTGGATGTCCGCGCTCTCCCTCGTCCTGTCGTCTGGACtgagcttgccaagcatCGCACATGCGCTtcccgcgccgctcggtgcgccgctgctcgagttCAGCGCGTGGCTTGCCGAGACACTTCCGCCAGCGGTGTATGAGCAAGTCAATCCTGCATCTGTAGCCTCTGTGATGTATTGGATCTACTACGCCGTGCTTGACCTTGGCACGGCCCTGCTCATCTCGCCCCTGTGGACCCTGTACTATTACGCGAGCTGGGCACTGATTGAGTacgagccgcgcggcgccgccattgCGCTTTCCATTTTTATCGCGAGCTGGGTTGCGCAGTTTTACGGGCACGGTGTCCACGAGGGCCGTGCGCCAGCACTGCTGGATAAtttgctcggcgcggtggtacttgcgccgctctttgTGTGTTTCGAAGTCCTCTTCCCTCTCGGGTACCGCCCAAAGCTGCAAAAGTGGCTCAAGAACGAGACGGGCAAGAAGGTAGCAGCATTCCGCACCGAACGTGCACgggatttgcgcgcaaagtga
- a CDS encoding uncharacterized protein (EggNog:ENOG503P10X; COG:F), giving the protein MAVDPTSVGLPDDHWRPTYEDIHILIKNISEKIRGEFKPDLMVAIGGGGFFPARVLRTFLKKQDEKNPEQLRNVPIQAVGLSLYEEVAGISEEMIGKEVIRTQWLDSRSKSTPNSDLKDAGGLLGKNVLIVDEVDDSRTTLHYAYNELLKDVRSTIAELSPEERANLPPTRFAIFVVHNKLGPKRAELPVLTSPADDKIEDGVSKGVYYYAAETMPPVWIDFPWEQIDIAEHNRLAALARQHGLSAPRRRGA; this is encoded by the exons ATGGCTGTCGACCCCACGTCTGTTGGCCTTCCCGATGACCATTGGCGTCCTACGTACGAGGACATTCATATTCTAATCAAAAACATTTCAGAAAAAATTCGTGGCGAATTCAAGCCGGACTTGATGGTGGCCATTGGCGGCGGAGGCTTTTTCCCAGCTCGTGTCCTCCGCACCTTTTTGAAGAAGCAAGATGAGAAAAATCCGGAGCAGTTGCGCAACGTGCCCATCCAGGCGGTTGGCCTGAGCCTGTACGAAGAGGTCGCTGGTATTTCGGAGGAGATGATTGGCAAAGAGGTAATCCGCACACAGTGGCTTGACTCTCGCAGCAAGTCCACACCCAACAGCGACTTGAAGGATGCGGGGGGCCTCCTGGGAAAGAATGTATTGATTGTC GACGAAGTCGATGATTCGCGCACTACCTTGCACTATGCATACAATGAACTACTGAAGGACGTGCGGAGCACGATCGCGGAACTGTCTCCAGAAGAACGCGCAAACCTCCCCCCGACGCGCTTCGCCATCTTTGTGGTGCACAATAAACTCGGCCCGAAGCGTGCAGAGCTCCCTGTTCTCACGTCGCCCGCAGACGACAAAATCGAGGACGGCGTCAGCAAAGGCGTATATTACTATGCAGCAGAGACAATGCCCCCTGTATGGATCGATTTCCCTTGGGAACAAATCGATATTGCAGAGCACAAccgccttgccgcgctcgctcgTCAGCACGGCctcagcgcgccgcgacggcgcggagcTTAG
- a CDS encoding uncharacterized protein (EggNog:ENOG503NZEI; COG:S) codes for MDGPAYVPPLSVKVMRMSTPSLGTLPVPMFETQGESCFDLGPASAVAPFPAAQWDAVKDSYARGSDAPFTYAGQHDDVQKTLRDTMYTDQLTLPSSFGTVCVGETFRALVCICNESDSQLEGVEVHVDMHIGGPDAEQVTVAPQVCRLAQWPENDAPCVLAPRAQITLVVHHELRVLQLHALLCRVCSDIPGAPAAEKAHWISKMYKFPVQPPPIAVRCTTHTATSVAQQLHHDIHVRERTAIQVQLHNVSQKPVIVERIGLDTRPAGETWDWELIEADAGTSSAAQHMQPKDVWQYIFSLIPRQPQLVSHARRAALAGAPEDASPAGHVSEPLGHIMLSWRVPGADPGRLRVGPIMRSVHAPRVCVCGDKDAPALVCTLYMAQAPPPAFVNQAIALSYRLTVSDVAAHAPTRTFSLVLVQREERAWDATALLGHTSTQLPPLTTHTDDSGTSGELPFSLTLLPLRTGIVRGGAMALALLSFSQENYAPVLFDPPHILHEWDNITELYVADDQT; via the coding sequence ATGGATGGCCCCGCATACGTGCCGCCATTGTCGGTGAAGGTGATGCGCATGTCGACGCCGAGTCTTGGGACATTGCCTGTTCCCATGTTTGAGACGCAAGGTGAGTCTTGCTTCGACCTTGGCCCCGCATCGGCCGTAGCGCCGTTTCCTGCAGCACAATGGGATGCGGTCAAAGACAGCTACGCGCGAggcagcgacgcaccgTTTACGTATGCCGGACAGCACGATGACGTACAGAAAACTTTGCGCGATACGATGTATACGGACCAGCTAACGCTGCCCTCCTCCTTCGGCACAGTCTGCGTCGGCGAGACGTTCCGTGCACTTGTCTGTATATGCAACGAGTCCGACTCGCAGCTAGAAGGCGTGGAAGTGCACGTCGATATGCATATCGGAGGCCCGGATGCAGAGCAGGTCACTGTTGCACCGCAAGTGTGCCGCCTCGCGCAATGGCCCGAAAACGATGCGCCGTGTgtccttgcgccgcgcgcgcaaatcacGCTCGTCGTGCACCATGAAttgcgtgtgctgcagctgcatgcACTCTTGTGCCGTGTGTGCAGCGATATTCCAGGCGCGCCAGCGGCCGAGAAGGCGCATTGGATCTCGAAAATGTACAAGTTTCCCGtgcagccgccgccgattgctgtgcgctgcacgacgcatACAGCGACGAGTGTTGCACAGCAACTGCATCACGATATACACGTCCGCGAACGTACTGCGATCCAAGTCCAGCTGCACAATGTATCGCAAAAGCCCGTGATTGTAGAGCGCATTGGGTTGGATACGCGGCCTGCGGGCGAGACGTGGGACTGGGAATTGATCGAGGCGGACGCAGGtacgagcagcgccgcacagcatATGCAGCCCAAAGATGTCTGGCAGTACATATTCTCCCTCATCCCACGCCAGCCGCAGCTTGTGTCGCAtgcccggcgcgccgcgctggcagGCGCACCCGAAGACGCATCGCCGGCCGGCCACGTCTCGGAGCCGCTCGGGCACATTATGCTGTCGTGGCGCGTGCCTGGCGCGGATCCTGGGCGTTTGCGCGTCGGGCCCATCATGCGCTCGGTGCACGCTCCGCGTGTGTGCGTGTGCGGGGACAaggatgcgccggcgctcgTGTGCACGCTGTACATGGCCCAAGCGCCTCCGCCTGCGTTTGTGAACCAAGCGATTGCGCTTTCGTACCGACTGACAGTGTCTGATGTagccgcacacgcgcccacgcgcacattctccttagtgcttgtgcagcgcgaggagcgtgCCTGGGAtgccacggcgctgcttggacATACTTCTACTCAGTTGCCGCCGCTCACGACGCATACCGACGACAGTGGCACCTCCGGCGAGCTCCCTTTTTCGCTCACGCTgttgccgctgcgcacgggcattgtgcgcggcggcgccatggcgcttgcgctcctgtCGTTTTCCCAAGAGAATTATGCGCCCGTGTTATTCGATCCGCCGCATATTCTGCATGAATGGGATAACATAACGGAACTCTACGTAGCCGACGACCAGACATAA